A genomic stretch from Antarcticibacterium flavum includes:
- a CDS encoding transketolase family protein yields MKKYTNTGNKDTRSGFGAGLTELGQKNENVVALCADLTGSLKMDDFKANHPERFFQIGIAEANMIGIAAGMTIGGKIPFTGTFANFSTGRVYDQIRQSVAYSGKNVKICASHAGVTLGEDGATHQILEDIGLMKMLPGMTVINTCDYNQTKAATLAIAEHEGPVYLRFGRPKVANFTPEDQKFEIGKAVLLNEGSDVTIIATGHLVWEALQAAEELEGKGISAEVINIHTIKPLDEEAILKSVKKTGCVVTAEEHNFLGGLGESVARTLSLNHPAPQEFVATKDTFGESGTPEQLMDKYELNAAAIVKAATKVKDRK; encoded by the coding sequence ATGAAGAAATATACAAATACAGGAAATAAAGATACACGCTCCGGTTTTGGAGCAGGATTAACCGAGCTGGGACAGAAGAATGAAAATGTAGTGGCACTATGTGCAGATCTTACCGGTTCCTTAAAAATGGATGATTTTAAAGCCAATCATCCAGAAAGGTTTTTCCAAATAGGGATTGCTGAAGCCAATATGATTGGGATTGCAGCAGGAATGACCATTGGCGGGAAAATACCATTTACGGGGACTTTTGCCAACTTTTCTACCGGAAGGGTTTACGACCAGATACGGCAGAGTGTTGCTTATTCAGGAAAGAACGTAAAAATTTGTGCATCTCACGCCGGGGTTACTTTAGGTGAAGATGGTGCAACCCACCAGATCCTGGAGGACATTGGACTTATGAAGATGTTACCGGGAATGACGGTTATAAACACTTGTGATTATAATCAAACAAAAGCTGCCACCCTTGCAATAGCAGAACATGAAGGGCCTGTTTATTTACGCTTCGGAAGGCCAAAAGTTGCCAATTTCACACCTGAGGATCAAAAGTTTGAGATTGGAAAAGCTGTACTCCTTAATGAAGGAAGCGATGTTACTATCATAGCAACAGGACACCTGGTATGGGAAGCATTACAGGCTGCTGAAGAACTGGAAGGAAAAGGAATAAGTGCAGAGGTGATCAATATTCACACTATAAAACCTCTGGATGAGGAAGCTATATTAAAGTCGGTTAAAAAAACCGGCTGTGTAGTAACTGCTGAAGAGCACAACTTCCTTGGGGGGCTTGGTGAAAGTGTTGCACGTACCTTAAGCTTAAACCATCCTGCACCACAGGAGTTCGTAGCCACTAAGGATACCTTTGGCGAAAGCGGAACCCCGGAGCAGCTTATGGATAAATATGAACTTAATGCGGCTGCAATCGTAAAGGCTGCTACTAAGGTAAAGGACAGAAAATAA
- a CDS encoding transketolase yields MPDIQQLEDFVSQVRRDIVRQVHKVNSGHPGGSLGCAEFFTALYQEVMDHNSDFNMDGNGEDLFFLSNGHISPVFYSVLARSGYFPVEELNTFRLIDSRLQGHPTTHEGLPGVRIASGSLGQGMSVAIGAALSKKLNKDNHLVYSLHGDGELQEGQNWEAIMYAAGNKVDNLISTIDLNGQQIDGSTENVLPLGNLKAKFEAFGWDVLEIEEGNNMSAVLEGLAEAKSRTGKGKPVCILMTTVMGHGVDFMMHTHKWHGVAPNDEQLENALSQNKETLGDY; encoded by the coding sequence ATGCCAGACATTCAACAATTAGAAGATTTTGTAAGCCAGGTTCGCCGGGACATCGTAAGACAGGTACACAAGGTAAATTCCGGTCACCCGGGTGGTTCCCTTGGATGTGCAGAATTCTTCACTGCCCTTTATCAGGAAGTAATGGACCACAACAGCGATTTTAATATGGACGGGAATGGAGAAGACCTCTTCTTTCTTTCAAACGGCCATATTTCACCTGTTTTTTACAGCGTCCTTGCTCGCAGCGGCTATTTTCCCGTTGAGGAGCTTAACACATTTAGGCTTATAGATTCCCGCCTGCAGGGACATCCAACTACTCACGAAGGTTTACCGGGGGTTAGGATCGCCTCTGGTTCCCTGGGCCAGGGTATGAGTGTAGCCATTGGGGCAGCACTTTCTAAAAAGCTTAACAAGGATAATCATCTTGTTTATTCCCTGCACGGTGATGGGGAATTACAGGAGGGCCAAAACTGGGAAGCCATTATGTATGCGGCAGGAAATAAGGTAGACAACCTAATCTCTACCATAGACCTTAACGGCCAGCAAATTGACGGCTCTACAGAGAATGTATTGCCTCTTGGAAATTTAAAGGCAAAATTTGAAGCCTTTGGATGGGATGTGCTGGAAATAGAAGAAGGAAACAACATGAGCGCAGTACTTGAAGGTTTGGCTGAAGCAAAAAGCCGCACAGGTAAAGGAAAACCTGTATGTATATTAATGACAACTGTTATGGGTCACGGGGTAGATTTTATGATGCACACTCATAAGTGGCATGGAGTTGCACCAAACGATGAACAACTTGAAAATGCCTTATCTCAAAACAAAGAAACCTTAGGGGACTATTAG
- the tgt gene encoding tRNA guanosine(34) transglycosylase Tgt, whose translation MTFDLLTTDPGSQARAGKLTTDHGTIETPIFMPVGTVGSVKGVHQRELKEEINPDIILGNTYHLYLRPQTEILQKAGGLHKFINWDRNILTDSGGYQVYSLSERRKIKEEGVKFKSHIDGSYHTFTPENVMEIQRTIGADIIMAFDECTPYPCDYRYAKRSMHMTHRWLDRCIAHLEKTPFEYDYSQAFFPIVQGSTYKDLRQQSAEYIASVGAEGNAIGGLSVGEPAEEMYAMTEVVTAILPEDKPRYLMGVGTPINILENIALGIDMFDCVMPTRNARNGMLFTAHGTINIKNKKWEDDFSPIDEMDITWVDKEYSKAYLKHLFSVNEMLGKQIATIHNLGFYLWLVREARKHILAGDFTTWKNMMVKQMDKRL comes from the coding sequence ATGACGTTTGATTTATTGACTACAGATCCCGGAAGCCAGGCAAGAGCGGGAAAACTAACCACAGATCACGGGACTATTGAAACTCCCATCTTTATGCCTGTTGGAACCGTGGGATCTGTAAAAGGGGTACACCAAAGAGAACTTAAAGAAGAAATAAACCCGGACATTATCCTGGGAAATACCTATCACCTTTATTTGCGCCCGCAAACTGAAATTCTTCAAAAAGCAGGAGGACTTCATAAATTTATCAATTGGGATCGTAATATTTTAACTGATAGTGGCGGGTACCAGGTCTATTCTTTATCTGAAAGAAGAAAGATAAAAGAAGAAGGGGTGAAATTCAAATCGCATATCGACGGGTCATACCACACTTTTACTCCGGAAAATGTCATGGAAATCCAGCGCACCATTGGTGCAGATATTATTATGGCCTTTGATGAATGTACGCCTTATCCCTGTGACTACAGGTATGCCAAACGATCCATGCATATGACCCATCGCTGGCTGGACCGCTGTATCGCACACCTGGAGAAAACTCCTTTTGAATATGACTATTCCCAGGCTTTCTTCCCAATTGTCCAGGGAAGTACCTATAAGGACCTAAGACAACAATCTGCAGAGTATATTGCCTCGGTGGGAGCTGAAGGAAATGCCATTGGAGGCCTCTCAGTAGGAGAGCCGGCAGAGGAGATGTATGCTATGACAGAGGTGGTAACTGCTATCCTACCGGAAGATAAACCCCGGTACCTTATGGGTGTTGGAACACCAATTAATATCCTGGAAAATATAGCACTGGGTATTGATATGTTTGATTGCGTGATGCCAACAAGAAATGCCAGGAACGGAATGTTATTTACAGCTCACGGCACCATTAATATCAAGAATAAAAAATGGGAAGATGATTTCTCCCCAATCGACGAGATGGACATTACCTGGGTAGATAAGGAATATTCCAAAGCCTATCTAAAACATTTGTTCTCTGTAAATGAAATGCTTGGCAAGCAAATTGCTACCATACATAATCTCGGTTTCTACCTGTGGTTGGTTCGTGAAGCCAGAAAACATATCTTAGCCGGTGATTTTACAACCTGGAAGAATATGATGGTAAAACAAATGGACAAGCGCCTCTAA
- a CDS encoding LptF/LptG family permease: MKILDWYILKRYLGTFLLMLFLFIPIGITINLAEKIGKILENEVPLIEVVIYYINFTIYFTNLLFPLFLFLSVIWFTSKLANNTEIIAFLSSGVSFWRFLRPYLIGAAIVTMGALVLSMYLAPQASKGFNEFKFKYLKRGAEVQETNDVYRQINDNEYIYASNFQPVDQSARNFTIEHFDGNELKFKISASRLQYQDTSNTYKLVNVNKRIIGAEGDEIYHQRTLDTILPFEFDELTPVSYIAETLNYFELNKFIEQESRRGSGNMNRYLVVAYKRWSLPVSAFILTVIAVAVSSMKRRGGMGVNLALGITLAFIFIFFDKVFGTIAEQSTFSPLIAVWFPNFVFGILAVYLLFNAKR; this comes from the coding sequence TTGAAAATTCTTGACTGGTACATATTAAAGCGATATCTGGGTACTTTTCTCCTGATGTTATTCCTGTTTATACCAATTGGTATAACTATTAACCTTGCAGAAAAAATAGGAAAGATCCTGGAGAACGAGGTGCCTTTAATTGAGGTGGTGATCTATTATATCAATTTTACGATCTATTTCACAAACCTTCTATTTCCCCTGTTCTTATTCTTAAGTGTGATTTGGTTCACCTCCAAACTTGCCAATAATACAGAGATCATTGCATTTTTAAGCAGCGGGGTTTCATTCTGGCGATTTTTGAGACCTTATCTTATAGGAGCTGCAATTGTTACTATGGGTGCACTTGTTTTGAGTATGTACCTGGCGCCGCAAGCCAGTAAAGGCTTTAATGAATTTAAATTCAAATACCTTAAAAGAGGGGCAGAGGTGCAGGAAACCAATGATGTCTACAGGCAAATTAATGATAACGAATATATCTACGCCAGTAACTTCCAGCCCGTAGACCAGAGTGCCAGAAATTTTACGATAGAGCACTTTGACGGGAATGAACTTAAATTTAAAATAAGCGCATCCAGACTACAATACCAGGACACCTCCAATACATATAAACTGGTAAATGTAAACAAAAGGATAATCGGGGCAGAGGGTGATGAGATCTATCATCAAAGGACCCTCGACACGATCCTTCCATTTGAGTTTGATGAACTTACCCCCGTTTCTTATATAGCAGAGACCCTTAATTACTTTGAGCTTAATAAATTTATTGAGCAGGAGAGCAGGAGGGGGTCGGGTAATATGAACCGGTACCTTGTAGTTGCTTATAAGAGGTGGAGTTTACCGGTTTCAGCCTTTATTCTCACGGTCATTGCAGTAGCCGTATCCTCGATGAAAAGAAGAGGAGGGATGGGGGTAAACCTTGCATTGGGAATTACGCTCGCATTCATTTTTATCTTTTTTGATAAGGTGTTTGGTACCATTGCAGAACAATCTACTTTTTCACCATTGATCGCCGTATGGTTCCCTAATTTTGTCTTTGGTATATTGGCAGTATATCTCCTTTTCAATGCTAAGCGATAA
- a CDS encoding DMT family transporter, with the protein MLSDKLKSYLHLHVIVFIWGFTAVLGALITLDAIPLVWYRMLLATGFIFLYLLWKKKNLKVQRSKLFLLIIAGMVIALHWLTFFGAIKVSNVSITLALLSTGAFFTSILEPVFYKRKLVGYEVVFGVIVMLGLYIIFRVETDYYLGILLGLISAFLSAVFTLMNGKLIKHAAPSVISFYELLTGVAAISLYLLYLTWTTSGERGFNLEFFRLSQMDWFYILLLASVCTAYAFIAAVAVMKHLSPYTVMLTINLEPVYGILLAFLIFGSKEQMHPQFYYGAAIILATVVLNGYLKTKRKIYKIS; encoded by the coding sequence ATGCTAAGCGATAAACTTAAAAGTTACCTGCACCTCCATGTGATCGTTTTTATCTGGGGGTTCACCGCTGTGCTTGGTGCTCTTATTACCCTGGATGCAATCCCACTGGTTTGGTACAGGATGTTGCTGGCAACGGGTTTTATTTTTTTATATCTCCTTTGGAAAAAGAAAAATTTAAAAGTTCAGCGCAGTAAACTGTTTCTTCTCATAATTGCAGGGATGGTTATAGCTTTACATTGGCTAACTTTCTTTGGTGCCATAAAAGTTTCAAATGTTTCCATTACCCTGGCGCTGCTATCTACAGGGGCTTTTTTTACCTCCATTCTCGAACCTGTTTTTTATAAACGGAAATTAGTAGGGTACGAGGTGGTATTTGGTGTAATTGTAATGCTGGGTTTATACATCATTTTTAGGGTAGAAACAGATTATTACCTGGGGATCCTGTTGGGACTAATATCTGCCTTTCTTTCTGCTGTATTTACTCTTATGAACGGCAAGCTTATAAAACATGCAGCGCCCTCTGTTATTTCGTTTTATGAATTGCTTACTGGAGTGGCTGCTATAAGCCTTTATCTCCTATATCTTACCTGGACCACTTCGGGCGAAAGAGGCTTCAACTTAGAATTCTTTCGTTTATCTCAAATGGACTGGTTCTATATTCTTCTCCTGGCATCGGTATGTACGGCTTATGCTTTTATTGCTGCTGTGGCTGTGATGAAGCATTTAAGTCCTTATACGGTTATGCTAACTATTAATCTGGAACCGGTGTATGGGATCCTTCTCGCTTTTCTCATTTTTGGAAGCAAAGAGCAAATGCATCCTCAATTTTATTACGGTGCAGCTATAATCCTTGCAACTGTGGTACTTAATGGCTACCTTAAAACAAAAAGGAAAATTTATAAGATATCATAA
- a CDS encoding acetyl-CoA carboxylase carboxyltransferase subunit alpha: MEYLDFELPIKELEEQYQKACNIGSESNVDVTATCKQIEKKLVETKKDIYKNLTAWQRVQLSRHPNRPYTLDYFNAICGKTFLELHGDRNVKDDKAMIGGLGKIGDESFMLIGQQKGYNTKTRQYRNFGMANPEGYRKALRLMKSAEKFGVPVVTFIDTPGAYPGLEAEERGQGEAIARNILEMTRLKVPIIVVIIGEGASGGALGIGVGDRVLMLENTWYSVISPESCSSILWRSWEYKEVAAEALKLTATDMKKQKLIDEIVKEPLGGAHSNREETFETVKKSILSALEEVKNLSPKDLVKQRMDKYSNMGVFKT; this comes from the coding sequence ATGGAATATTTGGATTTTGAATTACCCATTAAGGAGTTAGAAGAACAATATCAAAAAGCCTGTAATATAGGTTCAGAAAGTAATGTAGATGTCACGGCCACCTGTAAGCAAATTGAAAAAAAGCTTGTGGAGACCAAAAAAGACATCTATAAAAATCTTACCGCCTGGCAACGTGTACAATTATCACGTCACCCCAACAGGCCCTATACTCTGGATTATTTTAACGCAATTTGTGGGAAAACATTTCTTGAACTCCATGGAGACAGAAATGTCAAGGATGACAAAGCCATGATTGGTGGATTGGGAAAAATTGGAGATGAGAGTTTCATGCTTATCGGTCAACAAAAAGGTTATAACACCAAGACCAGGCAATACAGAAACTTTGGTATGGCCAATCCTGAAGGATATCGTAAGGCTTTAAGACTTATGAAATCTGCCGAAAAATTTGGAGTCCCTGTAGTTACTTTTATTGACACTCCCGGTGCGTATCCCGGTTTGGAAGCCGAGGAAAGGGGCCAGGGAGAAGCAATTGCCCGTAATATTCTTGAAATGACCAGGCTTAAAGTTCCAATTATTGTAGTGATCATTGGCGAAGGAGCCAGTGGAGGAGCTTTGGGAATTGGAGTAGGAGACAGAGTGCTTATGCTGGAAAATACCTGGTACAGCGTGATCTCCCCAGAGTCCTGCTCATCCATCCTATGGAGAAGCTGGGAATACAAAGAAGTTGCGGCTGAGGCTCTTAAACTTACTGCTACGGATATGAAAAAGCAAAAACTCATTGATGAGATTGTGAAAGAACCGTTGGGTGGTGCTCATAGCAATAGGGAAGAGACTTTCGAAACTGTAAAAAAATCCATACTCTCAGCTTTAGAAGAAGTTAAAAACTTATCACCAAAAGATTTGGTGAAACAACGAATGGATAAATATTCCAATATGGGCGTTTTTAAAACTTAG
- the dnaB gene encoding replicative DNA helicase, producing MEKLTAPQSVKYGSGNVVTLEKGKIPPQAVDLEEVVLGAMMIDKKGVDEIIDILHPDVFYKIAHQFIFEAIYKLFENTEAIDLLTVSNQLRKDGRLDKIGGEYYLIQLTQKVSSSAHIEFHARIILQKYIQRSLIKISNEIIEDSYDESTDVFDLLDAAESKLYEVTQGNIKRSTETAHSLVIQAKNRIQEISNREGLSGVPSGFDKLDKLTSGWQPSDLIIIAARPGMGKTALTLSMARNIAVGSNIPVAFFSLEMSAVQLITRLISSETGLSSEKLRTGNLETHEWEQLNVKVKDLEKAPLFIDDTPSLSIFDLRAKCRRLASQHGIKMVMIDYLQLMTAGSAVKGGGNREQEISTISRNLKALAKELNIPVIALSQLSRAVETRGGSKRPLLSDLRESGAIEQDADIVSFIYRPEYYKIEEWDDEERSPTANQGEFIVAKHRNGGLENIRLKFLGHLGKFDNLDDFDSPFEFHSKMNEAGGDDPFRGTPLPNPSADEAFGSSMNDFNDDEDNDVPF from the coding sequence ATGGAAAAACTCACCGCCCCCCAAAGCGTAAAATACGGATCTGGTAACGTTGTTACCCTCGAAAAAGGAAAAATACCGCCTCAAGCTGTTGATTTAGAGGAGGTTGTGCTAGGTGCCATGATGATTGATAAAAAAGGGGTAGATGAGATTATTGACATCCTCCATCCCGATGTGTTCTATAAGATCGCCCATCAATTCATTTTTGAAGCCATCTATAAGCTCTTTGAAAATACCGAAGCAATTGACTTATTAACCGTTTCCAACCAACTGAGAAAAGATGGACGTCTTGATAAGATTGGAGGGGAATATTATCTTATACAACTCACTCAAAAGGTATCATCTTCTGCACATATTGAGTTTCACGCAAGGATTATTTTGCAAAAGTATATCCAGCGTAGCCTTATCAAAATATCCAATGAGATCATTGAAGATTCTTACGATGAATCTACAGATGTTTTTGACCTGCTGGATGCTGCAGAGTCGAAGCTCTATGAAGTAACCCAGGGAAATATAAAGCGTTCCACAGAGACTGCACATAGCCTTGTAATCCAGGCAAAGAACAGGATACAGGAAATTTCCAACAGGGAAGGCTTAAGTGGAGTGCCATCTGGTTTTGATAAGCTGGACAAACTCACTTCAGGATGGCAGCCCAGTGACCTTATTATTATTGCAGCCCGTCCAGGTATGGGTAAGACAGCCCTTACCCTTTCGATGGCGCGTAATATTGCTGTTGGGAGTAATATCCCCGTAGCCTTCTTCTCCCTGGAGATGAGTGCAGTACAGCTTATTACCAGGCTTATATCATCTGAAACAGGATTGTCTTCAGAAAAATTAAGAACAGGAAACCTGGAAACCCATGAGTGGGAGCAATTAAACGTGAAAGTGAAGGACCTGGAAAAGGCACCACTTTTCATTGATGACACCCCTTCTCTTTCAATTTTTGACCTTAGGGCGAAATGCCGCCGATTGGCATCACAGCACGGTATCAAAATGGTAATGATAGATTACCTGCAATTAATGACCGCCGGTAGTGCTGTGAAGGGTGGAGGGAACAGGGAGCAGGAGATCTCTACGATTTCCAGGAACCTCAAGGCATTGGCCAAGGAATTGAATATTCCGGTAATTGCCCTGTCCCAGCTGTCCCGTGCAGTTGAAACCCGTGGAGGAAGTAAGAGGCCACTTTTAAGTGACCTTAGGGAATCTGGTGCGATTGAGCAGGATGCAGATATTGTTTCATTTATCTATCGTCCTGAATATTATAAGATCGAGGAATGGGATGATGAGGAAAGATCTCCAACCGCCAACCAGGGAGAGTTTATTGTAGCTAAACACAGGAACGGGGGATTGGAAAATATTAGGTTGAAATTCCTTGGACATTTAGGTAAATTTGATAACTTGGATGACTTTGATTCTCCTTTTGAATTCCATTCAAAAATGAACGAAGCAGGAGGGGATGATCCCTTTAGAGGAACTCCACTTCCCAATCCAAGTGCCGATGAGGCCTTTGGCAGCTCAATGAATGATTTTAATGATGATGAAGATAACGACGTGCCGTTCTAA
- a CDS encoding asparagine synthetase B, which yields MLFLLLYSFAIQGSSILIPMDAKSQANHLKAYGITYYALENGLQIQWLLNYQGGSFLISDTEALRKECRIRGVSFEVISDAKTAAILEEIQSPSKNMEAMVLEKAPKIAVYAPQGNKPWDDAVTMALTYAEIPYETIYDEEVLGDALLLFDWLHLHHEDFTGQYGKFYRNYRTTPWYIQEKEEAEALAAKLGFDKVSEAKLAVALKIRDYVVGGGFMFAMCSATDSFDIALAAEGVDIAEPMFDGDPSEPGYQSKIDFENTFAFTNFILERSPMVYEFSSIDMTPKRQILMESDYFTLMEFSAKWDPVPTMLNQNHTVLVKGFMGQTTAFDPTTLKPTVLVLAENKLNGEARYIHGIKGRGFFTFYGGHDPEDYQHRVGDPKTELELHPNSPGYRLILNNVLFPAAKKKKQKT from the coding sequence ATGCTCTTTTTGCTTTTGTACTCTTTTGCAATTCAAGGTTCCTCCATTCTCATTCCAATGGATGCCAAAAGCCAGGCTAATCACTTAAAGGCATATGGGATCACTTACTATGCCCTGGAAAACGGACTACAAATTCAATGGCTGCTCAACTATCAGGGTGGCTCCTTCTTAATATCAGATACAGAAGCCCTGCGAAAGGAATGCCGGATTCGAGGGGTTTCTTTTGAAGTTATTAGCGATGCCAAAACTGCGGCGATCCTTGAGGAGATCCAGAGCCCGTCAAAAAATATGGAGGCAATGGTCCTGGAAAAAGCGCCAAAAATAGCCGTTTACGCCCCACAGGGAAACAAACCCTGGGATGATGCGGTCACGATGGCTCTTACCTATGCCGAGATCCCTTATGAAACTATCTATGATGAGGAGGTTTTGGGTGATGCCTTACTATTATTTGACTGGCTTCATCTTCATCACGAGGATTTCACAGGGCAGTACGGGAAATTTTACCGGAATTACAGGACCACCCCCTGGTATATCCAGGAAAAAGAAGAGGCAGAAGCTCTTGCTGCAAAACTCGGCTTCGACAAAGTATCTGAAGCTAAACTTGCAGTAGCCCTTAAAATAAGGGATTATGTCGTTGGTGGCGGCTTTATGTTTGCAATGTGCAGCGCGACAGATAGTTTTGATATTGCTCTGGCTGCTGAAGGTGTGGATATTGCCGAGCCTATGTTTGATGGCGATCCTAGTGAACCCGGCTACCAGTCCAAGATCGATTTCGAAAATACCTTTGCATTTACAAATTTTATCCTGGAGCGTAGCCCTATGGTATATGAATTTTCATCTATAGATATGACCCCAAAGCGGCAGATCCTTATGGAAAGTGATTACTTTACGCTTATGGAATTTTCCGCCAAATGGGATCCTGTACCTACAATGCTTAATCAGAATCATACAGTACTGGTAAAAGGCTTTATGGGACAAACAACCGCTTTTGATCCTACAACTTTAAAACCCACAGTTTTAGTTTTAGCTGAAAATAAGCTTAACGGGGAAGCACGGTACATCCACGGCATAAAAGGTCGGGGATTCTTTACCTTTTACGGTGGGCACGATCCTGAAGATTATCAACACCGGGTAGGTGATCCCAAGACCGAACTGGAGCTTCATCCCAACTCCCCCGGCTATAGGTTAATTCTCAATAACGTACTCTTCCCTGCCGCAAAGAAAAAGAAGCAGAAGACGTGA
- the ltrA gene encoding group II intron reverse transcriptase/maturase: MNVHVKKTVPIEFSQVVKAYRKVKKGGKAVGIDNQSWVEFDKQTERNLYVIWNRLASGSYHPQAVREVEIPKKDGKVRKLGIPTLKDRIAQQVLKDYMEKRIDRLFHDNSYGYRPLKSAHDAVEQVRQNCFKQDWVIDMDISKFFDEMDHELVLKATQHVMDEKWVKLYVERWLKMPVQKKDGTLQQKEGKGTPQGGVISPLLANLYLHFSLDMWLSKHYPQVNFVRYADDIVIHCNSKEEAEMVLEAVKQRLTEVKLQVNESKTRIAYCKDYKRKEKHETVKFEFLGFSYQPGARIGKFDGQIYTAFTAEISQSNQKRIREIIRDNKLWNNTTLDIMDIAKSLNMKLIGWINYYSKYSKNKLRRSLIKVDSRLIKWMKNKYKINTGKSIIKLKQIKQLKPNLFYHWQTGYC; this comes from the coding sequence ATGAATGTACACGTAAAGAAAACAGTACCAATTGAGTTTTCACAGGTGGTGAAAGCTTACCGCAAGGTGAAAAAAGGGGGTAAAGCCGTTGGGATAGACAACCAGAGCTGGGTTGAGTTTGATAAACAAACTGAGCGCAATCTCTACGTTATCTGGAACCGATTAGCCTCTGGCAGTTACCACCCTCAGGCTGTCCGAGAAGTAGAGATACCTAAAAAGGACGGCAAGGTGCGCAAATTAGGAATCCCAACCCTTAAGGATAGAATAGCCCAACAGGTGTTGAAGGATTATATGGAAAAGCGGATAGACCGGCTCTTTCATGACAACTCGTATGGTTACAGGCCACTAAAGAGTGCACACGATGCCGTTGAACAGGTCAGGCAGAACTGCTTCAAGCAGGACTGGGTGATAGATATGGACATCAGTAAGTTCTTTGATGAAATGGATCACGAGTTGGTGCTAAAAGCGACCCAACACGTTATGGACGAAAAATGGGTGAAACTGTATGTAGAGAGATGGTTAAAGATGCCTGTCCAGAAGAAGGATGGCACCCTGCAACAAAAAGAAGGAAAAGGAACACCTCAGGGAGGTGTGATAAGTCCTTTGCTTGCCAATCTGTATCTACACTTCTCCCTTGATATGTGGCTGAGCAAACACTACCCTCAGGTAAACTTTGTTAGGTATGCAGATGACATCGTCATCCATTGCAACAGCAAGGAAGAAGCGGAAATGGTACTTGAGGCAGTCAAACAAAGACTGACTGAAGTAAAGCTACAGGTCAACGAATCCAAAACACGCATCGCTTACTGTAAGGATTACAAGCGGAAGGAAAAACACGAGACGGTCAAATTTGAATTTCTGGGCTTTAGCTATCAGCCAGGAGCGAGAATAGGAAAATTTGATGGTCAAATTTATACTGCCTTCACAGCAGAAATCAGTCAATCCAATCAAAAGCGGATTAGAGAGATTATTAGAGATAATAAGTTATGGAACAACACAACGTTGGATATAATGGACATAGCCAAAAGTCTCAATATGAAACTTATAGGTTGGATAAACTATTACAGTAAATACAGCAAAAATAAACTAAGACGCTCACTAATAAAGGTAGATTCACGACTGATCAAGTGGATGAAAAACAAATACAAGATCAACACCGGAAAATCTATCATTAAGCTCAAACAGATAAAACAGTTAAAACCCAACCTGTTTTATCATTGGCAAACTGGTTACTGTTGA
- a CDS encoding secondary thiamine-phosphate synthase enzyme YjbQ has product MKIFQKEITLEAKSRGFHLVTSEVMEQFPEISEIETGMFSVFIKHTSASLSINENADPTVRHDFEEHMKRMVPEGQPYYKHTTEGPDDMPAHIKGSLMGFSIQIPITAGRLNMGTWQGIYLCEHREQGGRRKLVLSAFGK; this is encoded by the coding sequence ATGAAGATCTTTCAGAAGGAAATAACACTAGAAGCAAAAAGCCGGGGGTTCCACCTCGTAACTTCAGAAGTCATGGAGCAATTTCCGGAAATTTCAGAAATAGAGACCGGGATGTTTTCAGTCTTTATAAAACATACTTCAGCAAGTCTAAGTATTAACGAGAATGCAGATCCTACAGTGCGACATGATTTCGAGGAGCATATGAAAAGAATGGTGCCGGAGGGGCAACCTTATTACAAACATACAACGGAGGGGCCAGATGATATGCCGGCACATATTAAAGGGTCGCTAATGGGATTCTCTATACAAATTCCTATCACGGCTGGTCGACTTAATATGGGCACCTGGCAGGGGATCTATCTTTGTGAGCATAGGGAACAGGGAGGAAGAAGAAAACTGGTCCTTAGTGCATTTGGGAAGTAA
- the rplT gene encoding 50S ribosomal protein L20, with protein sequence MPRSVNSVAKRARRKKVLKQAKGYFGRRKNVWTVAKNAVDKAMLYAYRDRKTKKRNFRSLWIMRINAGARQYGMSYSQFMGGLKAANIDLNRKVLADLAMNHPEAFKAIVDKVK encoded by the coding sequence ATGCCAAGATCAGTAAATTCAGTTGCTAAGAGAGCCAGAAGAAAAAAGGTACTTAAGCAAGCAAAAGGTTACTTTGGACGTCGTAAAAACGTTTGGACAGTAGCAAAAAATGCGGTTGACAAAGCAATGTTATATGCTTACAGAGACCGTAAAACCAAGAAAAGAAATTTCCGTTCCCTTTGGATCATGCGTATCAACGCAGGAGCAAGACAGTACGGGATGTCTTATTCTCAGTTTATGGGAGGTTTAAAAGCCGCAAATATCGACCTGAACCGTAAGGTTCTTGCAGATCTTGCGATGAACCACCCGGAAGCATTCAAAGCTATAGTTGACAAAGTAAAATAA